The Camarhynchus parvulus chromosome 22, STF_HiC, whole genome shotgun sequence genome includes the window CCATACCATTCATGCAGCACAAGTGTGTTTAGGGAGTCATGTGTTAGTGCTTTGCTTTGAGCTTCCTTCCAATTTCAGCACCAGCTGCACTTTGGTTTTGGTCtgatttgggatattttaacCTAAAAAAGTCAGATTACATTTTCAGTTAGACATGACATGACTTCTAGGATGAGTTCGTTTGATGTGAGGTTACCCATCCCCATGTGCAGACACTTTCCCATGCATTACTGTGGTATGTTTTAGATCTGGCTGTAAGAGAGATGTACATTTCTGGAGTACTGGGAGTCTGGAACAGTAATTGCTTTCCTACAAAAAACAGAGGTTCTTGGGGATTAATTACAATTAAGCTCAATAAAGCCAGGGACTTGCTCTGCAGCATTGCCTAACTTCTGTGGTTGTTgattccctttctttttccaggaAGCACTAATGTGGGTGACCAGCTTCCCACTGGACAGCTCTCAGTGGTGCCTTGGAGACGTACTGGTGTAAAATATACCAACAATGAGGCCTATTTTGATGTGGTTGAGGAGATAGATGCAATCATTGACAAATCAGGTATACAAGTCGCTCCTGGTTAAGAATTCCTGATAGTGGCTGAAAAGAGAGTTAGGTTTTGAAATAGGTGCACCTTCATCCAATTGTGGGAGGCTCTGTTCCTATTTTTACTCTGGAATGATGCTAACCTGTATGTGCTAGTCAGTCAAAAATTTTACAGAGGCGCCAAGATTTTCACTTGTCTTTGTTCTTGAGGTCCCATAAGCAATTCTGAATTGGGAAAATAGAAGATGAGTAAAAACTGTGCATAGCACTTTCTCTTTAGTATTTGTGCTTCTTAGTCTTGTTAGAATTGGGAGCTATTGTCATTGGCCATTAAAATGGACATTGTTGGTGTCCATGGTTCTTAACTGAATGAATCTTCTAGAGGAGTCATTGGGAATGATACAAATGTTGAGCAGGTAACATAAATGAACCATGGcatttcattaagaaaatagatttccttccttttcacccatagtttttttccactttgagatttttttgatCAGGTTCTCAAAaccagctgtgttttccttatTGTTACAGGTTCCACTATTACTGCTGAAATCCAAGGAGTGATTGATGCTTGTGTCAAGCTGACTGGGATGCCAGACCTTACCCTCTCCTTTATGGTAAAGCTCAAGGATGTAACTTCACTTAAGAATTTTGAAAGggatttcccagccctgctgctaAAATTGTGGGTTTGTGATGATGGACCCCAGTACCTCAGAATCTGGGTCAGCtggatgaaaagagaaagaaatgacagTGGGAACTCATCAGGAACTTCAGCACCTTGGAGCctaaaaaggctttttcagaTTATTTGTTTAGAAGCACAGGTGATGTGTGCTGTGGCTGAGTTTTTGAGTGGTGCTTTAAGCAGATATCCTGAAGGGCCACCTCTGCTTTGAGTACGCACCACTGTAATTATGTGACGTGACTAAGATTTCTAAGATAGGATTAAAAATATCCTAAAGAAGCATAGAGGTTATTGAGTACTGCTTTCACATGGATATAACAGCATCAGACAACTTCAAGTGGTCAAGAGTGTGTCAAATGGTAGGCCCTTCATGGACAGAAGATTGCTAAGAGGGGAGGTCATTTTAAGTCATTTTAAGGTCATTTTAAGTTGTGCTGCTTCACAAACCTTGTGACTTTTTGTTGCAGAACCCTCGGCTATTGGATGATGTCAGCTTTCACCCCTGTGTGCGTTTCAAGCGCTGGGAGTCAGAGAGAATCCTCTCCTTCATTCCTCCTGATGGGAATTTCCGCCTGCTCTCCTACCATGTCAGTGCTCAGAAGTAGGTGATGAGTCCGGTGCTGGGAGTTATGAAATTTGGATGAAATTTGGAATTTGGATGGCTAGGAAGAGGATtaaaaaaggaacttttaaaGATGAGGTAGTGTGTTGAGCCAAGTGAAGTAGAGGTGCATGGTGActtgagtttttcttttttttaaattacactttttctccttgtgattctgtaatttctttctggCCAGCCAGCATTTTTCAAAGACTGCTAGCAGATAAACAAGCTAGATAGTGAAAAAATTAGTGTGCAGTAATCAAGCTGTTGATTTCATAtgtttaaaaaacctttttagaATAAAACAAGATAGTTTGGTGCTCCTGTTTGCTTTTTGACATCTCTTCTAATGGAACCACAAGTTCTTGTCCAGGTTTATACTCTTTTCTAGAAGCAGCTTGCCAAGTACCATTTGGAGTTACAGTTGCTAAAGAATTTTGCTAGATCTTTGTCAGATTTGCCTCTAGTAGGTGAAAAGGAGTGGCAAATGCAACCAAAAGCACAAACATGAAGTTCAAGTGGTGTTGCACTGCCAGGAACTACTTGCCAACCTGGCTGTGACATGCAAAACCATTTCTTTTGGTCAAGCTTCCTGTTTTATTGGATGCAGTTCCCTTTTCTGATAAAACAGGACACAGCAAGCTTGATTACAAAAAGTGTAATTAAGACGTGAGAATGGAATCCTGGCTTTGCTCCTAGCTCAAACAAATGAGTGTAggatttccttcccttttaaGCAAATATGAAGACAAGAGGTTGACAAGGACTTTCTGTTTGTGTCTTTATTCTAGTCTTGTGGCAATTCCTGTCTACGTTAAGCACAACATCAGTTTTCgtgacagcagctccctgggacgCTTTGAGATCACAGTGGGGCCAAAGCAGACTATGGGGAAGACTGTAGAGGGAGTGATGGTCACTAGCCAGATGCCAAAAAGTGTCTTAAATATGACCCTcacaccctcccagggaacacaTGCCTTTGATCCAGTTACAAAGGtaagaggaaagagagaaattagatcataaaaaaaaaaaaaaagtctttcttaTCTATCAGAAAATGCAGTCAACCTGTTGATGCGTACGTGAACACTTCCATGAACACTGCTTTGCTGAAGGCACTGTGTTGGGGTGAGAACTTTTTCTGAACAACTGCATACTAGGGTAACAAATACCTTGGTGTCTGAGTGGACTGTAGTTCTGGCCACTTGGTGTGTGAAGAAAATCCAAGCACTGGTTTTGTATAATGGCACATCAATCTGGTGGGTGGCTTACAAACATCTGCACATCTTGTTGTCGTGCCCAGTGCTGCGTGTTGGTCTTTTGCAAACACTGAGGGTTGGTtaatggttttggtttgctttggggtgttctggttttgttgtttgaaCCTGAGGAGgtaaggtttttttcttcttgcaaacATTAATCTGATGGGTTTACCCATGTGGCCTTTAGCACAAGTAGTGGAAATAGCATTCATAGCAGGCTTTTGGGGAGCCTCATGGAAAGAGAGGGAGGACAGAGGTTTAGAGTGAGGTATCCACTCCTTAATCCCGTGTCTGGCCAATATGAAAGGCAAGATActaagaaaaagacatttttcatagAGAAACATTAAAAGCTGTCATTGGAAGGGGACTCTTCTTTACAAAGGTGCAGTATTTGAGTTTCACCGCTGCATTTTCTGCTCCTTCAAGTTACTGTCATGGGATGTTGGGAAAATAAACCCCCAGAAACTGCCAAGTCTGAAGGGGACCGTGAGCCTGCAAGCTGGGACATCAAAACCAGATGAAAACCCCACCATTAACCTGCAGtttaaaattcagcagctgGCTATATCTGGTAAGTGACTCTGAGGTAATGAAGTGCAATGTTCTCTGCTCTGTTGGTGCTCATTCTGCAGGtagctgaagtaatttttcaaacCTTCTGAAGGACATCCTACCTGAAACATATTCTTCAAGCAAAAAAGTTGTCTGCTTTGACTACAGATACATGGATTTGTTCTTTCTAGTGGTCTATGAAACAACTTACCTGCATTTCCTTGCATTTTGTGCTTACAGACCTCTAAAGAAATTAAGGGTATGGATGTGTTTGTAAAGAATGATTCTCACAATTAGCACTTGTCAGCTTTTCTCCATTCTGTCTACTGCTTGCTAAAACTTTCCCTGTGCTTTCTGCACCACCACCAGTGTGACCTTCTGTCCCTTTATCCCCAGGGCCTGTCAGCTTTTGTTTGTGGCAGCAGTCAGTCTCATGCTGTGTTTGTTTGCCTCTAGGACTGAAGGTGAATCGCCTGGACATGTATGGGGAGAAGTACAAGCCATTCAAGGGGATAAAATACATGACCAAGGCTGGCAAGTTCCAAGTCCGAACCTAGAGGCTCCTGAGAGCAAGGAAGAgcacttttcctccttcccctgtccctggctgttgGATGCAGCCTCTTATCCCATCCATCTCTTTAGGGTTGCTCCCTTGTCTGTAGTAGCATAAGCAGGAAAGCCAGTGCTCAGAGTGctggaaagcagggaaaagtAAGCTTGACCTGAAACCACTTCATCCCTACCTGAGTCTGAAGGTTTTGGAACAATAGTAGATGGGAGAGTTGCTCAGGTCCCTTAGGATTAGCAAGTCAGCTGTGTAAGCTTGTATCACCTTTATTTTGCTGTCTTAGAGGAAATTCTAGGGATTTATGGCCTTTTGTAGCTCCTCTTCCTTGtattttgtttggcttttatcCTGTTGTACATGCTGCAAAGTTGAATTTCCACAAACTTCAGTGTGATGATCCAGCATCTGCATTCCTGTGTCACTGGGTGTTAGGGTGTAGAGCTGTGCAGCTCTTGCCAGCAGGGAGAATATTTAGCTGTTCTGCCTCAAAAGGACTGGAAGAAGTGGAAGGGTAAATTGTTCTACCCAGGAtgggaagttgagaagcctGAGATTGGGAGTGGTGCCacaaaaggaagaagggaagaattGCATTCTTTCTCTAGGTATTTCATAAGGCATCCTGGTCATCAAGCATCTTGAGTCTCTGAATAGACTTGAAATACATTCAGATCTTGTAACTGATGGGCAGTGGTATCTCCATGTAATTCTGCTTCTCCTATTATTGCATCAGTGTTTGAATGTAGGAATTCTCCTAGCTCATTTGGGAAATCAGAAGAGACAGACAGTGGAACTTCTGTGGAGACAGCACTGGTGGAATTTGAAGCCGTGGCTACATGAAGATAACCATTGTCCAAGTAACTTGTTGGAACCTCTTTTTGCCTCTCCTTTCCTATTGCAAATGATGATGATAgtgctgttttcctgctcaCTGATGTCTTCCTTTGAGATAATTGTGACCTGGTACCTTTGTAGTGTTCCTCCTGTCCTACCTCATTCCAGTTTCTGTACCAGTCAGGTGCTGTGCAGATGCATTCAAACCTATGCCAGATTTTTCACTGGGATCATCTCTTCCTGTTCCTGAATCTGCCCATTCCAGCCTGTGGTACATCCCTCTGTACAGCAGGAATAGGAAATGAGAGGCACCTGCACTGTTCATATTGTCTGTAACAGGCTCTTTGGCCACAACATGCCAATGTATTTTCTCTTGGTAGCAGAACTTGCACTAAGCTGCTGTACACATCACCACACACACGTGGCTGTGGAGTCCAGCACGTACATTCCATGTCTGTGACCAGAACAGGGTGACCCTAAACGAGGGAGAGCATTCATTCCACCTTGCATGTGGGGGACACTTCATGAGTGGCATCTTGCTTGTGGGATTTACTGGTTCCTGTGCAGCTGAAGGATTCCATAGCAGGTGGCATTCTGCTGAGGTGGTGTCACTGCTGAGCATGTTCAGTGCAAACAAAACCTTCAACAAGGGCAtcaataaaatgaatttttacaTGTCATCTGTGTCATTTCAGAGTGGTTTGTGCAGGCTCTATAAGAAATAAAGTTGGTGTTTGAGGAGGAATGTAAATGATGCCAATTTGATTGTGTAAAGTGGGTGCCTCAGGGAGATAAATGCCTTTATGCAGTTGGCATTGTAAACCTGGGACTAAGTCGCTGTCTGAAAAACTGAAACTAATTGCTTTCTTGGTCATTTTTCTTAGTGTTTCCCAAAAGGAGTGCTGAGCCTTTCCCAGAATCTCAAGTGAAAATGTCTTCAGGCATGCAGCTGAACCATTTTTGTTTACTGTGTTGGTAGCATGCTAAGGGCAGTGCTTTGATTATGAAGACAATAAATACCTCATCAGTTTCCGGCTCCTAAAGTATTGGTACTGTCCTTTGGCTCTGtagctttgattttttaagGATCTTTTATTTACTGCTGAAGTGATTCATGTTACTCGAGATATTGAAAGGTTTTTTAGATACATTAGGACACCAGGCCCTTATGACACAACAGTCTGAGATGGCTGCAAGTTCCTGTGGAAGGtgaagcagggcaggaaggggaaaTGGACAATTTCAATGACATAAGTTGGACATATGAAGGACTTCTGGGGGGGAAGCATGAGGTGCAGCTGTGTACTTCAGTTACAAAAGATGCTGGTGTCAACTAGGGCTCTGAAACAGCTTGAGTATGACAATGTCAGCTGCAAAGTCAGATGGGAGCAAGCAGGCAGTCGTTATTCTTAGATCTTGTCTCAAGATGGTGCTACTGTGTGCTGGAAGAGGACAAGTAGGGATAAAAACTCTGTAAGAAGTGGGAAAGCTGATGTAAAGATGGAAACCATCTCAGGGATTTCTGAGCTACTGATTGatgataaaattaaattaattttgtaccCTCAatacaatattttccttttgtaaaatGGTAgttacaccttttttttttctttacaaaacaATGGGACAAAAGAGAAGCTCTCGGAGAGGCTTCACTCTTAGGATGTGCATAGATGGCACTTAGCATCatgtggcagctgcagtgcaagGCAGTAATGCTGATTACTGATTCTGGTTCATGGTGACTTGGTTGTACCTGTCCTGTCTTCTGTTAAAGGACAAAGGCAGCCTTGTGGTATCTGATTTGGCCTTTACTTGTGGATGTAAATCTAGCAGGCACTTAAAACAGCTACCGATGCACTTGTCCTTTGTTTTGacctgctgcacagcagagaaCTTTTGCTTCATATCACATGATAATGCATAGAAATTTAATAGTCAAAAAATATGCATTGATTCTGTGGCAGATCAAGCCTGTGTTAAAATTTTTACCTATTCCATTACCAGGAGCAAAACCAAGTGAAAGAATAAAATGTCCTAATAATTAAACCATCCTGAATTTGCTCAAAGTGTTTAAGAGTTTAAGCTCAAACTCAGTTAATTAATTGGTTCCCAACTGAAGAAGTAAGTAGTATATTAATCTGGAATTAAGCAGCCCATGCctacagctttttttctttctattggGAACCAGCTTCTATTGAAATCAGCTTAAATTGACAAAATCAGATGGTGTAAGGACAGAGCTTAATGTCTTCCAGTTGTACAGCCAAGTAAGGAGGAAGATGAAGCTTCTCAGGAAATTAAATGTCCCCTTCAGTTCACACCCATTCCTAAAACAATACAATTGCTAAAGAGATGCATGATCTCTCTTGGCTTATTCACTCAGGGCcggaattaattttttattgtacTTATGTGATTTGATGCAAGGTGAAAGTTTGGTGATGTTGGGGAAAAGGATGATTAGCTTCTAATAACCTGTAATAGGGAAAGTATTATGAGAACATGCCCTTCCTACACACTGCAGTTTGTCTTCCTATTGTACTAGAAGTTGTAAGTATCTGGACAAACAGGAAGCTCTGTCAGCACACTTAGAGAAGGAAGTTTTGAGGGCATGGTCACAAGATTGGAAAgggttcatttttctttctcagagctTCATGGTGTCCTGAATCCAGTCAAGATAACGAATCACTTTTGTGTAAACACCAGGAATGTCCTTACGGCCACAGCCTATTCCCCAGCTGATGATTCCAATCAGATACATCCGATCATCCTTCATACACACCAGAGGCCCTCCAGAGTCGCCCTacagagaagcagcacattAGTAACAAtctctttgtttatttttgcattgCTTTTCCCACCCCCACTGGCTTTAGGGGTGCACTAGTGTTTACAGAAATACCCTGTGTAGCATGCTCACAAATCAAGAGCTCTTcgttgtcacagacatattttctgaaaaatccttttgctaggatcttttctcctgagaagctgagaggcctcagaaaataaatgtaaacaacaattatctgctgctgtggaatgcaacaggtgcatctttgattggtctcatgtgcttgtttttaattattggccaatcacagtccagctggctcggactctctggtcagtcacaagattttattatcattctattcctttcaagcattctgatgaaatcttctattcttttagtatagttttagtatatcattttcttttagtataatatatatcataaaataatcaatcagccttctgaaatatggtGTCAAGATTCTCAATCccttccctcgtcctgggaccccctCAAAGACCACCACACTTAGTAACAGTTACTTTTACCTAAGTCACTTTCATGTTCCAGACTCCCTCAATGCTCCTCTTATGGggagagacacagaaaaatgtaacaCTAAAGTGTCTTAACTTTGTACGGAGCTCACTTATGAAATGCAGATAAAatgttgaaaaggaaaaagagagggaggcCCTTGTTCAAGCTATAAAGATCAAAGGGGTTTTATACTGCTATGTGTAACAGtaaagcaaaattattaaatagCTGTTTAAACAGAAAGGATGTGGATTGAATGCACGCCTTCCTTTTTCACCATGTCATTGCTCTCTAGCAtctttcagcatttatttattcttttctctaCTTTTCAGTAGAGGGGCACCCCCTTCCTTGTACAGAACCTCCTGCTGAGTGTTTTGCATGTTCACATAACAGAAAATAGTAGGAAATGCTGGGGTGGGTTTTCCTGTTCAGTTTTGTGGTATTTCCTGTATTTGGgattttcagctctgtgttGCTCTGGTTTGATTGCTTAAGTgttccctgccttcccctccatgagaggaagagaaatgaaagaggAGCCACCAGTTCTGTTCATCAAAAATCTACGCATAACTTCTTTAAACtattttctgaagctttttgTTTAGTTAGCTCAAAgtacagagaaaagaaaagtaaaaagaacaGAATTGGGTTTACCTTGCAGGCATCATCAAGGTGCCTTGTGTCTCCTGCACATAACATGTTTTCTGTGACTGTCCTGTTGTCCAGGTACTGTGCTGTGCACCGACTGGCTGGGAACAATCTGACGTGCCCTTCCTTCAGGTGCTCTGAGTAGAATggagaaactggaagaaaaatgacaaaataaatacGTAtatatgtctgtgtgtgtgcatatatatatgttttttaaaagttgcaATTCCATTTTCATAGTTTAGGGGAGAGTGAACAGAAGTAGCTCTGTGGCTGATGTCTCTCCTACCTTATTCAttgtgccattttttttttagttttgtggATACTCTACTACTAACAGAACAACCCTACAACTGACAGAACTGAGATGAATAACTTACAGCAAAACTTGATTTTGAGTAACTCCCACACACATTTTTTAGTGCTCATATAAGCCAATATGTTACATTACACATTCAGTGGTGCTAAAGGCTTGAATTCTTTGAGGGCAGAAGCTCTGGACATGTCCACATGTATATTCTACTTACATTCTTCATTTTTGCCATAACCAGAGATCTCACATTCAGTCCagtcaggcagctgcagctctgggctggggaggcaggCTGTGCGCACAGTGCCGGTTTCCACAGCACACTCTTCTGCATCTGAGTTCAGCTGCAACAGAGCTGAACGAGGAAAAAACACCCCCATTTCATCAATCACAAACTTGAGCCAACCGCGACCTTCCAGCCACAAAGTCAGAGAAGTTCTTACCAATGTCATTGTTGAAGTTTTCTGGGTCAAATCTCTGATGCACAATGTAGTTCTTCACTTGAAACTTCTGTTCACTTTCCTCTGGAGTTGCTCGGGAGGTCCTACCCAGCACAATCTTCAGCTGATTTGTACTAAAGCTGAAGCAAAGAGAGTCTCTATTCCTGTGTTTACTGAAGATGTGCTATTGGaaagtctgctttttttttttcttttaattttttcaaaatttatttttactttagcTCTATTACTGCTTTGTTTACCCAGGCAGTTTGACTTCAAAGTGACCTATTTACCTTCATTTTTGTTCTATGTGCTTACAGCCATCAGGGCAAAGCTTCTCTGCCAGCCTTTTGCTGTTCTCAAGTTTCAGATGGTTCTGCATTGTGTATTGACAACTTTGTTCTTAAGGTATCTGATACTCTCCTGTGCTACCTTAATGCCATCCTGCTAGTTTGCCCAATCAAATGCCCCTCTGTAATGCTCAGCACAATGAACTATAATCTTTAGTGCAGACTTAGTGGGATAAAGAGGGTTTTCCCCCCAAGTCTTATACCCTTCCAGTAAAGCTCTACTGGATGCTTCTATTTTCCAGACTTTTTCCCTCCAGATAGTACTGAATCCTCAACTTACCCTTCCTCAAAACAGTGAGCAGCTGACAAaacccagcaggagctgatcaGAATTCCCCCACAGAGGAAGTGCTCTCCAGGCACTCGGTGATACTTCACAAAGATGGCAGCTTGCCATGGGTGAGCTGCAATGTCTGCAGAGGAACCACCTTGAATCCTGAACTGCCGTGCTCTGCGCTGCCGTAAGCCACAGGTGGCTGTGGATGACAAAcccaaaatgagaatttttgcTCAGGCACTCTTGCTTTCAGTTAGGGTTAAGAGCCTCCTAGTCCATGTTGAGGCAGCCTGCCATGAACTATTTAGTATTTGAGTCATCCCTGTTTCCTAGGAAACTTGTATTCtgatttgaaaaatacagtaagGAAACCCTGCCTTTCCTGTTCTCCATTTCAGCAATCTTCCCTTCTGGCAGACCAAAAGGCACTTCTGTGAGAGTGGAGCTACAGAATCTATTTCTGCtccaaaaagcttttcttgtttgtttgtttaactCCAGCTCTTTGTTCACTGCAAGATGCTGGACTgtaatacagctttttttttcctctagatCTTATTTTAGTACAGATGACATGCAGGACAGTAAAGCTTCAAAGATAGAGAAGAATGAGGAGTGCTGGTATCCTTACAGCAATTAGGCACATTGCAGTACTCCCAGGTGAGCTGATTTCCTTTCAGGACATGGCACCAGGGCTTGCTGTCATTATCAggattcctgcagcacaggagagagaagagctATTTTTATTAGCAGATCTGCAGAGAGTTTGCAGAGACCTAAAGGTGTCAGACTGTGACCCAAGTTtattctttttgatttttctagACATACAGAGGGCTCTAAGGGCACAATAAATTTGCACTTGCAGAGTCTGATCTTAGAGAAGCATAAATAGGTCAGGTGGAATAAAAATTACAATTGGGAGTGAGTTTCATTGTCACCACTAATGCATTTTGTGTGCTTTACTAATCCATGTAAAGGACTCGAGCCTTGCCTTAAGAGTACTCCAATGcagtttggtgggtttttttttaaattctataaCCAACTACATACCTGCAGAAATTGTGACTACCAAGGCCCAGCCGGTGAGCATCTCTTCTCCAAGCAGTATATACCTTGTTGATAAGGATTAGAGAACTCCACTTCAAACAGGTAGCTCCAGAGCTGGTAGCACTGTGGCTGCCACGGTAATCTGTGCCTCTTCCAGAGCTGCAGTTGATGTTCCTAACTTCAATAAGAAAGCTGCACGTTAACAGATTGATGTGAACCTGTCAGTTGTTCCTAGGTGTGATTTCTATCAAGGCATCTATATATTACCTCTGTGTATCACATCCTCTCAGTGTCATAAA containing:
- the AP3M2 gene encoding AP-3 complex subunit mu-2, translating into MIHSLFLINASGDIFLEKHWKSVVSRSVCDYFFEAQERASEAENVPPVIPTPHHYLLSVYRHKIFFVAVIQSEVPPLFVIEFLHRVVDTFQDYFGVCSEVIIKDNVVVVYEVLEEMLDNGFPLATESNILKELIKPPTILRTVVNTITGSTNVGDQLPTGQLSVVPWRRTGVKYTNNEAYFDVVEEIDAIIDKSGSTITAEIQGVIDACVKLTGMPDLTLSFMNPRLLDDVSFHPCVRFKRWESERILSFIPPDGNFRLLSYHVSAQNLVAIPVYVKHNISFRDSSSLGRFEITVGPKQTMGKTVEGVMVTSQMPKSVLNMTLTPSQGTHAFDPVTKLLSWDVGKINPQKLPSLKGTVSLQAGTSKPDENPTINLQFKIQQLAISGLKVNRLDMYGEKYKPFKGIKYMTKAGKFQVRT
- the PLAT gene encoding tissue-type plasminogen activator, encoding MWKTLRMEGKLPCLLLLVAAVMTAQCQGLHVRFKRGARSRAICTDNSSAEIYQHRGTWLRLSGSRIEYCRCDSGRSRCHTVPVRVCTRNKCYNGGQCSQAYYSPQLFICQCHQGFSGKQCEIDTEVKCYKDTGVTYRGTWSTTDSGAECLNWNSDGLVNWMYSGQREDAAELGLGNHNYCRNPDEDSRPWCYIYKGGRYTWEHCNVPSCSKVRNINCSSGRGTDYRGSHSATSSGATCLKWSSLILINKVYTAWRRDAHRLGLGSHNFCRNPDNDSKPWCHVLKGNQLTWEYCNVPNCSTCGLRQRRARQFRIQGGSSADIAAHPWQAAIFVKYHRVPGEHFLCGGILISSCWVLSAAHCFEEGFSTNQLKIVLGRTSRATPEESEQKFQVKNYIVHQRFDPENFNNDIALLQLNSDAEECAVETGTVRTACLPSPELQLPDWTECEISGYGKNEEFSPFYSEHLKEGHVRLFPASRCTAQYLDNRTVTENMLCAGDTRHLDDACKGDSGGPLVCMKDDRMYLIGIISWGIGCGRKDIPGVYTKVIRYLDWIQDTMKL